The window ATTGAAAGACAACACGGAAATAAAAATCGCCAGCCCCGGAAATATCGTTAAATACGGCGCATCCATTAAGTGGTTCTTTGCGTCACTTAACATGTTCCCCCAGCTCGGTTCCGGAGGCTGCACCCCCAGACCGAGAAAACTCAAGGAAGATTCCGCCAGGATCATTCCGGCAAAACTAAAACTGACCTGCACAAACAATGTCGGCAGCATGTTGGGAAAAATATGATGAAGCCAGAGGCGCTTAGAAGTCGCGCCCAGGCTCCTGGAGGCATGAACAAATTCAAGCTCCCGGAATTTGAGAACCAGCGCTCGGGATAGTCTCGCGTATGGAATCCAGCCAATCACAATTAAGGCCAGTATTACATTCTGTAAGCTCGGTCCGAGCACAGCCATTAAAGCAATCGCAAGCAACAACCCCGGAAAGGCAAGCAGAATATCCGCCAACCGCATGATGCTTTCATCGATCAGAGGACCGCTCCATCCCGCAACCGATCCAAGGAGGACTCCGGTTACAAACGAAATTGTTACAACAATCAGTGATACAAGAAAGGAGATTCGCCCACCGTGCAACAGCCGTAAGAATACGTCGCGACCAAGTTCATCGGTCCCGAACCAGTGCGCACTCGATGGGGGCAGCAAACGCTTTCCCAGATCGATCGTCTCATAAGACTCAGGCCCAAGAATTGGAGCCAGCACGATCGCAAGGAGAAGGACTAACAGGATTGAAACGCATGCGCGAAGGGCCGTTTGTGAGCTCAAAACTTACTCATTATAAACGCCCGCGTACTGTCACAAATGTTGACAATCCGCTCGACGTTCCGTTACAATCTTTTTTGATTCCCAGAGGCAATCAGGGTTGTTCAGCCAAGACTGTCAACTTTGGGTATAAGGCTATTAGAATTACATGCCATTAAAGCTTGGTGAACTTCTAGTTCGTAACAAGCTCATCACAAAAGAGCAACTCGATAAAGCCCTTCAAATCCAGAAGACAAGCGGCAATAAGCTTGGTTATGACCTCGTAAAGCTTGGTTTCGTCACCGATGAGGATATTGCCCAGTGTCTAAGCCGGCAGTTTGGTATTCCTGCCATCAACCTGTCCCATTTTGAAATCGATCAGGCTGTGCTGGATCTGGTTCCCGTGGAGATTTGCCGGAAATACGACCTGATACCGGTGAACCGAACCGGTGCGGTTTTAACTGTTTCGATGGCGGATCCGACCAACATCCGGGCGATGGATGAAATCAATTTTATCTGCGGTTACCAGGTCGAACCTGTGGTGGCCTCCGATTTCGCCATCCGGGAGGCGATCGATAAGTATTATGGTTCGGCTCACGCTCTGGAGCTCAAACAAGTGATGGAACAGGCGATGGCGGAAAAAGCCGTTGCCGGAGAGAGCGGCGATGTGGAAGTTCTGGAATCAGCCGAAGAACTGGACCTCGCCTTGTTGGAAAAACAGGCAGAAGATGCGCCTGTTGTGAAACTTGTCAATAAGGTGATGTACGATGCGCTCAATCAGGGCGCAAGCGACATCCACATTGAGCCATACGAAAAAGAGTTCCGTGTCCGGTACCGAATTGATGGCGTGTTGTACGTCAAAGTGAATCCGCCATTGAAACTGCGAGATGCCATTACGTCTCGCGTCAAGATTATGGCGAAACTTGATATTGCGGAAAAGCGCTTACCGCAAGACGGCCGCATCAAGATTAAAACAAAACACCTGGGCAAGATTAAAGAGCTTGATTTCCGCGTTTCTGTTCTTCCAACTTTGTTTGGAGAAAAGATTGTGTTGCGGCTTCTGGACAAAGAGAACCTGAAGCTGGACATGACCAAGCTCGGATTGGAACCGGAATCCTTACGAACGTTCGAAAAAGCAATTTTAAAACCTTATGGAATGATCCTTGTCACAGGCCCCACAGG is drawn from bacterium and contains these coding sequences:
- a CDS encoding ABC transporter permease is translated as MSSQTALRACVSILLVLLLAIVLAPILGPESYETIDLGKRLLPPSSAHWFGTDELGRDVFLRLLHGGRISFLVSLIVVTISFVTGVLLGSVAGWSGPLIDESIMRLADILLAFPGLLLAIALMAVLGPSLQNVILALIVIGWIPYARLSRALVLKFRELEFVHASRSLGATSKRLWLHHIFPNMLPTLFVQVSFSFAGMILAESSLSFLGLGVQPPEPSWGNMLSDAKNHLMDAPYLTIFPGLAIFISVLSFNLVGDSLRDRFDPFREW
- the pilB gene encoding type IV-A pilus assembly ATPase PilB produces the protein MPLKLGELLVRNKLITKEQLDKALQIQKTSGNKLGYDLVKLGFVTDEDIAQCLSRQFGIPAINLSHFEIDQAVLDLVPVEICRKYDLIPVNRTGAVLTVSMADPTNIRAMDEINFICGYQVEPVVASDFAIREAIDKYYGSAHALELKQVMEQAMAEKAVAGESGDVEVLESAEELDLALLEKQAEDAPVVKLVNKVMYDALNQGASDIHIEPYEKEFRVRYRIDGVLYVKVNPPLKLRDAITSRVKIMAKLDIAEKRLPQDGRIKIKTKHLGKIKELDFRVSVLPTLFGEKIVLRLLDKENLKLDMTKLGLEPESLRTFEKAILKPYGMILVTGPTGSGKTNTLYSAMSRINTPETNIITAEDPVEFNIPGINQVQMKEQIGLNFAAALRSFLRQDPNIILVGEVRDFETAEIAIKAALTGHLVLSTLHTNDAPSTINRLMNMGIEPFLVASSVLLIAAQRLIRKICPECKEEYRVPLEALVDIGFKEEEAQKVTIYKGRGCQLCGNTGYKGRFGLFEVMEVSDSIRELVLVGASAMEIRRKAIEEGMITLRSSGIEKLRLGQTTIEEVLRESIAN